The following nucleotide sequence is from Thermostaphylospora chromogena.
TGGACGGTGTCGAGCTTGGCGCTGTTTGGAACCGTGCGCTGGAGAACTCTCTCGACGGCAGCGTCGAGGCACAGCAACGCGCCTGGCTCTCCATGACCCGCCCCTTCGGCCTGGTCAACGACACCGTCGTGCTCGCCGCGCCCAACGAGTTCGCCAAGGGCATCCTGGAAAGCAAGCTGCGGTCGCTGATCGCCAACGCGCTGTCCCGGGAGCTGGGCCGGCCCATCCGGGTCGCGGTGATGGTGGATCCCGTGGTGGCGGCCGGTGACAGCGGCTCCGGAGGAGAGAGTTATCCACAAGGGCGCGGCTCTGATTATCCACAGGGTGGGGACAACCGCCCGGGTTATGCACAGGCCGAGTCGTCGCAGTTCAGGGCCGATTTCAGCGGTCAACAGCGTTATCCACAGCCCGCTTCATTCACATCGTCATCCACTGGTTTTCCACAGGATCGAGCGCGGGCGCAGCGCCCCGTCCAGCTTCCCCTCGTCCAGGGCGAGGACGGCCCGGCGCAGCCGTTCCTCCCCGATCCCCAGGAGCAGCGGGAGGGACGCGACGGCCCCGACGACCGGCAGACGCCGGATTTCACCGGTCGGCCCTTCGGCGGGAACGGCCCGGCGCGGTCCGAGGACGGCGGCGTTCCAGCCGACCGCCCGCACCCCCCGACGTCCCAGCCGGGTTCCCAGCAGTCCGGATCACCACCCCGGTGGGAGGCGCCGCCCTCGTCCACCCGGGCCGGCAAGCCGGGTGAGCCCGCACGCTTGAACCCGAAGTACACCTTCGAGACGTTCGTCATCGGCTCCAGCAACCGCTTCGCGCACGCCGCGGCGGTGGCGGTGGCCGAGGCCCCGGCCAAGGCGTACAACCCGCTGTTCATCTACGGCGACTCGGGGCTGGGCAAGACCCACCTGCTGCACGCGATCGGTCACTACGCGCGCAGCCTGTACGACGGCGCCCGGGTGCGGTACGTGAGCTCGGAGGAGTTCACCAACGACTTCATCAACAGCATCCGCGACCACAAGGCCGACGGCTTCCGCGCCCGCTACCGGGCTGTGGACATCCTCCTGGTCGACGACATCCAGTTCCTGGAGGGCAAGGAGCAGACCCAGGAGGAGTTCTTCCACACCTTCAACACCCTGCACAACGCCAACAAACAGATCGTCATCTCCAGCGATCGGGCGCCCAAACAGCTGGTGACGCTTGAGGACCGGCTGCGTAACCGCTTCGAGTGGGGGCTGATCACCGACGTGCAGCCGCCGGAGCTGGAGACCCGCATCGCGATCCTGCGCAAGAAGGCCATCCAGGAGAAGCTCGCCGCGCCCAGCGAGGTGCTGGAGTACATCGCCAGCCGGATCTCCACCAACATCCGTGAGCTGGAGGGCGCGCTGATCAGGGTCACCGCGTTCGCCAGCCTCAACCGGCAGTCGGTGGACATCCAGCTCGCCGAGGTGGTGCTGAAGGATCTGATCACCGAGGACTCCCCTCCGGAGATCTCGGCGGCGACGATCATGGCGCAGACCGCGGCGTACTTCGGGATCTCCATCGAGGACCTGTGCGGAAGCTCACGGTCGCGCGTGCTGGTGACCGCCCGGCAGATCGCGATGTACCTGTGCCGGGAGCTGACCGACATGTCGCTGCCGAAGATCGGAGCGCAGTTCGGGGGCCGGGACCACACCACGGTGATGCACGCCGACCGGAAGATCCGTTCGCTGATGGCGGAGCGGCGTTCGATCTACAACCAGGTCAACGAGCTGACCGGCCGGATCAAACAGCAGGCGCGCAGCGCCGACTGACCATCCCCGCACGGCCGTGGAGATCCTCCCGGACGTGCGGCGTGCCTGTGAAAGCCGTGCCACGCCCGTCCTCACGGGCCCGGAGGGACCGTCCCGGGAGGGACCGCGAGGTCTGGACCGCGTCGGGAACCGTCCACCGCCCGTTCTCGGACCGTTCGCGGCGGCTTGTCCGTGTCGCCAGCGAGGACCCGGAGAGCGCCCGTGGGGAGTCCCGTGTCGTAGGTATTACGACACGGGACTCCCACCACGGAGTTGAGGGCGTTTGCCCACTATGCACAGCCTGTGGATAACGCTGTGGATCACTTGTGGAAACCGCTGCGCGCCCGGCTGACCTCGACTTCAAGATCATGTCGCAGTCGAAACCGATTCGGGTTCTGGGGATAACTTGTGGACAACCTCGTGGATAACCTGTGGACTACTCGTGGATAACCTGTGGATGCCCTGTGTAATCGTTATCTTGGGGTCCGCAAAACGGACACCCGATCTGGGGATAACCTGGGGATAACCTGTGGAGAGCCGGTGGACAACCCGCACGTCGCCTGGGGATGGGGTGTGGGAAAACTTCCGCCGTCCACAACCGAACGAGTTTCCCCCAGGCGCCATGCACAGGTCTTGTGGACGGAAAAACATGGGATGAACTGCGGAGACGCCCGTTGTCCACACTATCCACAGCTCCTATTAAGGTGACTACATCTATCTCTCTCCAAGGAACTCAAAACCCATAGAAGGGTTCCGGCCCGGCGCGCGTCCGGGAGGGTGAACACTTGGAAGCCACGAGAGCCCAGTCGACAGGAGGCGGATCCACGTGATGTTCCGGGTCGAGCGAGACGTGCTCGCAGAGGCGGTTGCATGGACGGCACGCAGCCTTCCCACGCGTCCGTCCGTGCCGGTCCTCGCCGGCATGCGCTTGGAGGTCACCGACGACCAGCGGCTGAAGCTCTCGGGGTTCGACTACGAGGTCTCCGCCGAGGTGACCGTGGAGCTGCAGACGGGCGAACCGGGTGTCGTGCTGGTCTCCGGCCGGCTGCTCGCCGAGATCACCCGAGCCCTTCCCGCACAGCCTGTGGATTTCGTCGTCGACGGTCCCAAGGCGGTGGTCACCTGCGGCAGTGCCCGCTTCACCCTGCTGACCATGCCTGTGGAGGACTACCCCTCCCTCCCGGTGATGCCTCCCGCCGCGGGCAAGGTCGGCAGCGACGTCTTCGCCTCCGCCGTCGCCCAGGTCGCCGTCGCCGCGGGCAAGGACGACACGCTGCCCATGCTCACGGGCGTCCGCATGGAGATCGAGGGCGATGTGGTGACCCTCGCCGCCACCGACCGCTACCGCCTGGCCGTACGCGAGCTGAAGTGGCAGCCCGACCAGCCCGACTTCTCCGCGATCGCGATGATCCCCGGCAAGACGCTCGCCGACACCGCCAAGTCGCTGACCACCGGCGCCGAGGTCGAGATCGCGCTCAGCTCCACCGGAGGCGCCGGCGAGGGGATGATCGGGTT
It contains:
- the dnaA gene encoding chromosomal replication initiator protein DnaA codes for the protein MVDPVVAAGDSGSGGESYPQGRGSDYPQGGDNRPGYAQAESSQFRADFSGQQRYPQPASFTSSSTGFPQDRARAQRPVQLPLVQGEDGPAQPFLPDPQEQREGRDGPDDRQTPDFTGRPFGGNGPARSEDGGVPADRPHPPTSQPGSQQSGSPPRWEAPPSSTRAGKPGEPARLNPKYTFETFVIGSSNRFAHAAAVAVAEAPAKAYNPLFIYGDSGLGKTHLLHAIGHYARSLYDGARVRYVSSEEFTNDFINSIRDHKADGFRARYRAVDILLVDDIQFLEGKEQTQEEFFHTFNTLHNANKQIVISSDRAPKQLVTLEDRLRNRFEWGLITDVQPPELETRIAILRKKAIQEKLAAPSEVLEYIASRISTNIRELEGALIRVTAFASLNRQSVDIQLAEVVLKDLITEDSPPEISAATIMAQTAAYFGISIEDLCGSSRSRVLVTARQIAMYLCRELTDMSLPKIGAQFGGRDHTTVMHADRKIRSLMAERRSIYNQVNELTGRIKQQARSAD
- the dnaN gene encoding DNA polymerase III subunit beta, producing MMFRVERDVLAEAVAWTARSLPTRPSVPVLAGMRLEVTDDQRLKLSGFDYEVSAEVTVELQTGEPGVVLVSGRLLAEITRALPAQPVDFVVDGPKAVVTCGSARFTLLTMPVEDYPSLPVMPPAAGKVGSDVFASAVAQVAVAAGKDDTLPMLTGVRMEIEGDVVTLAATDRYRLAVRELKWQPDQPDFSAIAMIPGKTLADTAKSLTTGAEVEIALSSTGGAGEGMIGFTSGGRRTTTRLLDPEFPKYRSLLPTEFSATAELATSAFVEAVKRVALVAERNTPVRLSFRGGEVVLEAGSGDEAQAVEVLPVNYEGEEIDIAFNHQFLLEGLGAIDSDVARMQFTTATKPAILTNGKPVDGDEVPDYRYLIMPIRLSS